In Micromonospora sp. LH3U1, one genomic interval encodes:
- a CDS encoding SIS domain-containing protein yields the protein MDQDPGRRVDSWHLSGTELRSVLSGLPADEYDRFVAGFDQVTSGRLFLSGQGRSGLAAQMAAMRFMHLGLASHFVGEATAPSVRSGDTLVIVSGSGRTPVSVGFARIAKSQGARVLLVTHQRESPLRDLADSSIVLPAATSQQFGGTLFEQSALILLDSVVLELMRTLPDPDVTMSYNHTNLQ from the coding sequence ATGGATCAGGACCCAGGTCGACGCGTTGACTCCTGGCATCTGAGCGGCACCGAACTGAGGTCGGTCCTCTCCGGGCTGCCGGCCGACGAGTACGACCGGTTCGTCGCCGGCTTCGACCAGGTGACGAGCGGTCGGCTGTTCCTCTCCGGGCAGGGCCGATCCGGGCTCGCCGCGCAGATGGCGGCGATGCGTTTCATGCACCTCGGCCTGGCGTCGCACTTCGTCGGCGAGGCCACCGCACCGTCGGTGCGCTCCGGCGACACGTTGGTGATCGTGTCGGGCAGCGGGCGTACGCCGGTCAGCGTCGGTTTCGCGCGGATCGCCAAGTCGCAAGGCGCGCGGGTGCTGCTGGTCACCCACCAGCGGGAGAGCCCGCTGCGGGACCTGGCGGACTCCTCGATCGTGCTCCCCGCGGCCACCAGCCAGCAGTTCGGCGGGACGCTGTTCGAGCAGTCGGCGCTGATCCTGCTCGACTCCGTCGTGCTGGAGCTGATGCGAACGCTGCCCGACCCGGACGTCACGATGAGCTACAACCACACCAACCTGCAATGA
- a CDS encoding ABC transporter permease, with the protein MTADTMQQDATETRGARLRAVLLRQDVILLGVLVVMVAFFTTMNPLFFTRFAFANILQDWAPVMLLAIGQTYVIITGGIDLSVGSTLGLSGVAAAMTMRSLNEGGTATGATIAVGVVVALATGLAVGLVNGLLITRAKLAPFIATLATMGAGAGLTLVLTGGVQVAGGPAEVIRLGNTQYLNLLTIPLVIVFAVLAVAWLVLSFTRFGRWTYAVGSNGFAARGAGIGVDRHLLKVYMLAGLMAGLAGLFVYFRLGSGSPTSGQGQELAAIAAAVIGGTSLIGGSGRMSGTVLGALITTAVLSGLILIGVAPNWQQVVIGLLIAVAVGVQQINVRTRKGAGRG; encoded by the coding sequence ATGACGGCCGACACGATGCAGCAGGACGCGACTGAAACCCGAGGCGCGCGCCTGAGGGCGGTACTACTGCGGCAGGACGTGATCCTGCTCGGCGTGCTGGTCGTCATGGTGGCCTTCTTCACGACGATGAACCCGCTCTTCTTCACCCGCTTCGCCTTCGCCAACATCCTGCAGGACTGGGCGCCTGTCATGTTGCTGGCGATCGGGCAGACGTACGTCATCATCACCGGCGGCATCGACCTGTCGGTGGGGTCGACGCTCGGGCTGAGCGGCGTCGCCGCCGCCATGACGATGAGATCCCTGAACGAGGGCGGCACCGCCACCGGCGCGACGATCGCCGTCGGCGTAGTGGTGGCCCTGGCCACCGGTCTCGCGGTCGGCCTGGTCAACGGACTGCTCATCACCCGGGCCAAGCTGGCACCGTTCATCGCCACGCTGGCGACCATGGGCGCCGGGGCCGGCCTGACCCTGGTGCTCACCGGTGGGGTCCAGGTCGCCGGCGGCCCGGCCGAGGTGATCCGGCTCGGCAACACGCAGTACCTGAACCTGCTGACCATCCCACTGGTCATCGTCTTCGCCGTCCTGGCGGTCGCCTGGCTGGTGCTCAGCTTCACCCGGTTCGGTCGCTGGACGTACGCGGTGGGCTCCAACGGCTTCGCCGCCCGGGGCGCCGGGATCGGCGTCGACCGGCACCTGCTGAAGGTCTACATGCTGGCCGGGCTGATGGCCGGCCTGGCCGGTCTCTTCGTCTACTTCCGGCTCGGTTCGGGCTCGCCCACCTCCGGGCAGGGCCAGGAGCTGGCCGCGATCGCGGCGGCCGTGATCGGTGGCACCAGCCTGATCGGCGGCAGCGGCCGGATGTCCGGCACCGTGCTCGGCGCGCTCATCACGACCGCGGTGCTGAGCGGCCTGATCCTCATCGGCGTCGCGCCGAACTGGCAGCAGGTGGTCATCGGCCTCCTGATCGCCGTGGCGGTCGGAGTCCAGCAGATCAACGTTCGTACCAGGAAGGGAGCTGGCCGTGGCTGA
- a CDS encoding orotidine 5'-phosphate decarboxylase / HUMPS family protein, with the protein MTVRLQLAIDAPEHLALIPRVGRYFDVIEVGTPVLKRFGLAAISTVRELGGGKPVLADTKTADGGAFEAEMIFAAGAAMMTVLAHASLATRRNADEVARRYGGEVVLDTILDGDLDVEPLLDGRPPQDVWLALHAPSDARRAGVGTEDHIDRVAQRRQRGFLVSLAGGIRRANLARALAVAPEIVVIGSGVTEATDPEGEAAWIRTQVDALTPGI; encoded by the coding sequence ATGACCGTGAGACTGCAACTCGCCATCGACGCACCGGAGCACCTCGCACTCATCCCACGCGTTGGTCGATACTTCGACGTCATCGAGGTCGGCACGCCCGTGCTCAAGCGCTTCGGGCTCGCCGCCATCAGCACCGTACGGGAACTGGGTGGCGGCAAGCCGGTGCTCGCCGACACCAAGACGGCGGACGGCGGGGCGTTCGAGGCCGAAATGATCTTCGCCGCCGGGGCCGCCATGATGACGGTGCTCGCGCACGCCTCGCTCGCCACCCGCCGCAACGCCGACGAGGTCGCCCGGCGGTACGGAGGAGAGGTGGTGCTGGACACCATCCTCGACGGTGACCTGGACGTCGAACCGTTGCTCGACGGGCGCCCGCCGCAGGACGTCTGGCTGGCCCTGCACGCCCCGTCGGACGCCAGGCGGGCCGGCGTCGGGACCGAGGACCACATCGACCGGGTGGCCCAGCGGCGGCAGCGCGGGTTCCTGGTCTCCCTGGCCGGCGGGATCCGACGCGCCAACCTGGCCCGTGCCCTCGCCGTGGCCCCCGAGATCGTGGTGATCGGCTCCGGCGTCACCGAGGCCACCGACCCGGAAGGAGAAGCGGCATGGATCAGGACCCAGGTCGACGCGTTGACTCCTGGCATCTGA
- a CDS encoding ABC transporter substrate-binding protein codes for MKRTLRTVIGVTMAGALAFSMAACGDDSTANDGGDGKQLTIGFVPGIASDPFFKAMQIGAEAKAKELGIKLLWQGAPDEYSPQSQLPFVDSMLTQRVDGLVLVPTDPDALQPSVTKAQSAKIPVVTVDTTVTDQSYLTSAITGDNVEGGRQAAKTLAEQIGKSGEVFLMSGSPTATTNQLREKGFTEELKNYPDITLVGKEYANSQPAKATSAVNTILLKHPNLKGIFAVDGTSGTGTVAALRNAGKPGQVKLIGYDAYENQVADLKAGAFSALVAQKPGDQAALALQNLVDTIRNQNVDKIEKNVVMANVVMTSDNLAETEQYQYPAK; via the coding sequence ATGAAGAGAACCCTCCGGACAGTTATCGGCGTAACCATGGCCGGCGCCCTCGCCTTCTCGATGGCCGCCTGCGGCGACGACTCGACCGCGAACGACGGTGGCGACGGGAAGCAGCTGACCATCGGGTTCGTCCCGGGCATCGCCTCCGACCCGTTCTTCAAGGCGATGCAGATCGGTGCTGAGGCGAAGGCCAAGGAGCTGGGCATCAAGCTGCTGTGGCAGGGAGCGCCGGACGAGTACTCGCCCCAGTCGCAGCTCCCGTTCGTCGACTCGATGCTCACCCAGCGGGTGGACGGGCTCGTCCTCGTCCCCACTGATCCGGACGCGCTCCAGCCCAGCGTCACCAAGGCGCAGTCGGCCAAGATCCCGGTCGTGACCGTCGACACCACGGTCACCGACCAGAGCTACCTCACCTCGGCCATCACCGGCGACAACGTTGAGGGTGGACGACAGGCGGCCAAGACCCTGGCCGAGCAGATCGGCAAGTCCGGTGAGGTCTTCCTGATGTCTGGCTCGCCGACGGCGACCACCAACCAGCTGCGGGAGAAGGGCTTCACCGAGGAGCTGAAGAACTACCCGGACATCACGCTCGTCGGCAAGGAGTACGCCAACAGCCAGCCGGCCAAGGCTACCTCCGCCGTCAACACGATCCTGCTGAAGCACCCGAACCTCAAGGGCATCTTCGCCGTGGACGGAACGTCCGGCACCGGCACCGTCGCCGCGCTGCGCAACGCGGGCAAGCCCGGCCAGGTCAAGCTCATCGGCTACGACGCCTACGAGAACCAGGTGGCCGACCTGAAGGCCGGAGCCTTCAGCGCCCTCGTCGCGCAGAAGCCCGGCGACCAGGCCGCACTCGCGCTGCAGAACCTGGTGGACACGATCCGTAACCAGAACGTCGACAAGATCGAGAAGAACGTCGTGATGGCGAACGTGGTGATGACCAGCGACAACCTGGCCGAGACAGAGCAGTACCAGTACCCGGCCAAGTAA